In Raphanus sativus cultivar WK10039 chromosome 5, ASM80110v3, whole genome shotgun sequence, the following proteins share a genomic window:
- the LOC108860926 gene encoding polyadenylation factor subunit 2-like, which translates to MFTAPPPMDFSVDMSCEIKVNKTCELCHRKVTEVMQSLTGYYSVTYLDANNTIKLKARANPNVIMWLNHKYGNHGKFASFHMDGEPVTPQPGGGYYGPSGYNNLPSNAPVYYPYPSQPPQFLGGNYGYPMPNPPPPPPPQKEAPQGIYKQHTAPPSYAMQPPPPMPLSSYSYIEPPYWPTSRR; encoded by the exons atgttcacaGCTCCTCCTCCAATGGATTTCTCTGTCGACATG AGCTGTGAGATAAAAGTGAACAAAACCTGCGAGCTTTGCCATCGAAAAGTGACTGAAGTTATGCAGTCTCTCACCG GATATTACTCTGTGACTTATCTTGACGCAAACAACACAATTAAGCTCAAGGCCAGAGCTAACCCTAATGTGATTATGTGGCTCAATCACAAGTACGGCAATCACGGCAAATTCGCCAGCTTCCATATGGACGGCGAACCGGTCACCCCTCAACCTGGTGGCGGTTATTACGGTCCTTCAGGCTATAATAACCTTCCTTCCAACGCCCCCGTTTATTATCCATATCCTTCTCAGCCGCCTCAGTTTCTAGGCGGGAACTATGGTTACCCTATGCCGaatcctccaccaccaccaccaccacagaAGGAGGCTCCACAGGGGATTTATAAGCAGCATACAGCGCCGCCGTCTTATGCTATGCAGCCGCCACCGCCGATGCCTTTGTCTAGTTACTCTTACATTGAACCTCCTTACTGGCCGACGAGTCGGAGGTAA
- the LOC108857060 gene encoding 30S ribosomal protein S10, chloroplastic encodes MAVSSVTSFILPSFANLSSSSSSTKQKVSLLPSSSSSSSTHGGIGSCVLNKPSISFTKKVFAAPETLTPETLDEPASDDFSEVPSSSSISVDADKMAPKQKIRIKLRSYWVPLIEDSCKQILDAARNTNAKTMGPVPLPTKKRIYCVLKSPHVHKDARFHFEIRTHQRMIDILYPTAQTIDSLMQLDLPAGVDVEVKL; translated from the exons ATGGCGGTTTCTTCTGTAACTTCCTTCATATTACCCTCTTTCGCCaacctttcatcttcttcttcttccaccaaACAGAAAGTCTCTTTgcttccatcttcttcttcttcttcgtctacTCATGGCGGCATTGGCTCCTGCGTCCTTAACAAACCCTCCATCTCGTTTACGAAGAAGGTCTTCGCAGCTCCCGAGACCCTTACTCCGGAAACCCTCGATGAACCCGCCTctgatgacttctccgag GTTCCGAGCTCTTCCTCAATAAGTGTTGACGCAGATAAG ATGGCGCCAAAGCAAAAGATTAGGATAAAGCTTAGGTCATACTGGGTGCCTCTCATTGAGGACTCATGCAAGCAGATACTAGACGCTGCGAGGAACACCAATGCCAAGACGATGGGTCCTGTTCCCTTGCCAACCAAGAAGCGTATCTACTGTGTTCTCAAGTCTCCCCACGTCCACAAGGATGCAAGGTTCCATTTTGAGATCAGGACTCACCAGCGGATGATTGATATTCTCTACCCTACTGCTCAAACCATCGACTCCTTGATGCAGCTGGATCTTCCTGCTGGTGTTGATGTGGAAGTGAAGCTCTGA
- the LOC108859262 gene encoding uncharacterized protein LOC108859262, whose translation MDQIKPEFMKKLTKFIVISIWVSSLLITHNFYLCKLTIQLVTHAVDKMYMFLVCNGLLVFVAKYSGLISSSKPVEESWSNTDQTFDHRDFGSYDATLELEYYSDHDRGTKTFFAEEVSTQDQETEEVKEDEESDEPLTNNGDLECDNQGESREEEENVGVVTEEDVNKKFDEFIRKMKEELRLEAKRHLILV comes from the coding sequence ATGGATCAAATAAAACCTGAGTTTATGAAGAAACTGACCAAGTTCATAGTAATTTCGATATGGGTTTCATCTCTTTTAATCACTCACAATTTCTATTTATGTAAACTCACAATTCAACTCGTAACACACGCGGTAGATAAGATGTACATGTTTCTCGTGTGCAATGGTCTCTTAGTGTTTGTCGCTAAGTACTCTGGTTTAATATCTTCATCAAAACCTGTAGAGGAAAGCTGGAGCAACACTGATCAAACCTTTGATCACAGAGACTTTGGTAGTTACGATGCAACGTTGGAGCTAGAGTACTACTCTGATCATGATAGAGGAACAAAGACTTTTTTTGCAGAAGAAGTTAGTACACAAGACCAAGAAACCGAAGAAgttaaagaagatgaagaatctGATGAACCATTAACAAATAATGGTGATCTGGAGTGTGATAATCAAGGCGAATctagagaagaggaagagaatgTGGGAGTGGTGACGGAGGAAGATGTGAACAAGAAGTTCGACGAGTTCATTAGAAAGATGAAGGAAGAGCTTAGACTCGAAGCTAAACGGCACTTAATCCttgtttga